A genomic region of uncultured Paludibaculum sp. contains the following coding sequences:
- a CDS encoding TolC family protein, whose amino-acid sequence MKVLLVRGEAARLLSVVLCATLLVAQSATAQSAVRIDSANGRFGSLLDPYRTRSVPAINLANSSRLDSLVRAGNLYLTAQDVVALAIENNIDVEVQRYAPLLAREVLKRAEGGGVLRAVGLGVAQGPQSVSLQGVSLTGSSAGSAGSGVSSGGGILTQLGPSIPTLDPTVSAFANFSHSTSPQSNTVLTGTNAFVADTRTYQAAYAQNWLFGLSATVSYSSQYTKVNSQFYSLNPYTSGSLDLQLTQNLLQGFGSAVNGRNIRVQKNNLKVTDLQFKLQLITTISAALNLYWDLVSFQQDVQAREQAVKTAQQLYDDNKRMVAVGTLAEIEVTRAESQLYAAKQDLVIARTNLLQQETVLKNALSRSGVASADLASVHIIALDRITVPDKDDFGDLERLVAEAVEKRPEIQQSRLNLQSNNLNLVGIKNSLKPTLQAFAGLTNNGLTGDLTTLGLASGGAGSPLVGGYGNLLGQIARRNYPDYSAGFSLNIPLRNRAAQSDYVTSLIEIRQNELSLQKNLNQVRVDVQNAIIGLEQARARYDAARTARTLAVQTLEADQRKFALGASTPFQVVQDQRDVANAQSSEVQAMANYTHAQIAFEQSLGRTLDVNHVSVEEAMRGNGGPASKAPDAGQVKQ is encoded by the coding sequence ATGAAGGTTCTACTCGTTCGCGGTGAGGCAGCTCGCCTCCTCTCAGTCGTCCTCTGTGCAACGCTGCTGGTCGCCCAATCCGCTACGGCCCAATCGGCAGTGAGAATCGACTCCGCCAATGGCCGATTCGGTAGCCTCCTGGATCCCTATAGGACCAGAAGCGTTCCTGCCATCAATCTCGCTAACTCCTCCAGACTCGACTCGCTGGTGCGGGCGGGGAACCTTTATCTCACGGCCCAGGATGTCGTGGCGCTGGCGATTGAAAACAATATTGACGTGGAAGTGCAGCGCTACGCACCGCTGTTGGCCCGCGAAGTGCTCAAGCGCGCGGAGGGCGGCGGTGTCCTGAGAGCCGTCGGCCTGGGCGTCGCGCAGGGTCCTCAGAGCGTGAGCTTGCAGGGCGTCAGCCTGACAGGCAGCAGCGCCGGATCGGCCGGGAGCGGCGTGAGCTCCGGCGGCGGCATTCTTACCCAGTTAGGCCCCTCGATCCCGACGCTCGACCCCACCGTCTCGGCGTTTGCCAACTTCTCCCACTCGACTTCTCCACAGAGCAACACCGTGCTGACGGGCACGAACGCCTTCGTCGCCGACACGCGCACGTACCAGGCGGCCTACGCGCAGAACTGGCTTTTCGGCCTCAGCGCCACGGTGAGCTATTCCAGCCAGTACACGAAGGTGAACAGCCAGTTCTACAGCCTGAATCCGTACACCTCCGGCAGCCTGGATCTTCAGTTGACCCAGAACCTGCTGCAGGGCTTCGGATCCGCCGTAAATGGACGCAACATCCGGGTCCAGAAGAACAACCTGAAGGTGACCGACCTGCAGTTCAAGCTACAGCTCATCACCACAATCTCGGCGGCGTTGAACCTTTATTGGGATCTGGTGAGCTTCCAACAGGATGTACAGGCACGTGAACAGGCAGTGAAGACGGCACAGCAGTTGTACGACGACAACAAGCGTATGGTTGCTGTCGGCACTCTGGCGGAGATCGAGGTGACGCGGGCGGAGTCGCAACTCTACGCAGCCAAGCAGGATCTGGTCATCGCCCGCACAAACCTGCTGCAGCAGGAAACCGTGCTGAAGAATGCGTTGAGCCGTTCCGGCGTTGCGAGCGCCGACCTCGCGTCGGTCCACATCATCGCGCTCGACCGCATCACCGTGCCAGACAAGGACGACTTCGGCGATCTCGAAAGACTGGTGGCCGAGGCCGTGGAAAAACGCCCGGAGATCCAGCAGAGCCGGTTGAATCTGCAGAGCAACAACCTAAATCTGGTGGGTATCAAGAATTCCCTAAAGCCCACACTGCAGGCTTTCGCCGGTCTGACGAACAACGGCTTGACAGGTGATCTCACCACTCTGGGCCTGGCCTCGGGCGGCGCTGGTTCGCCGCTGGTGGGCGGCTATGGCAACCTGCTGGGCCAGATCGCCCGGCGCAACTATCCCGACTATTCGGCGGGGTTCTCCCTGAACATTCCACTGCGCAACCGGGCGGCGCAATCAGACTACGTCACGAGCCTCATTGAGATCCGCCAGAACGAACTGAGTCTGCAGAAGAATCTGAACCAGGTGCGGGTGGATGTGCAGAACGCTATCATCGGCCTGGAACAGGCCCGCGCGCGCTACGATGCCGCAAGAACGGCCCGGACGTTGGCCGTCCAGACATTGGAAGCCGATCAGCGTAAGTTCGCTCTCGGCGCCTCAACGCCATTTCAGGTAGTTCAGGATCAGCGCGATGTAGCCAACGCGCAAAGCTCCGAGGTGCAGGCGATGGCCAACTATACCCACGCGCAGATTGCATTCGAGCAGTCGCTCGGCCGCACCCTGGACGTCAATCACGTTTCGGTGGAGGAGGCCATGCGTGGCAATGGTGGGCCGGCATCCAAGGCGCCGGACGCCGGGCAGGTGAAGCAATGA